From Proteus vulgaris:
CCAAACAATCGGATCATTATAAGTCCACGACAAAACACGAATATTATGTTTTAACGCATAATTGACCACATCTTCAGGGCTGTAATACGCCACACTGCTGTCTTGTACATAACGTGCTTGGCTGGTGCTCCAGTTTTGGCAAAAATCACAACGTAACATACAGCCAATATTACCTAACGATAAAATGCGTTCACCGGGTGCATAATGATAAACCGCTTCGGTTTCTATCGACTCTTGTGTCATGGGTACCGATTTACCGTAGTTTAGCGTCACTAAACTGCCATTCTCATTGCGTCTTAGTTTGCAAGTTCCTGTGCGACCTAAATTAATTTTACAGGCTCGTGGGCAAAGCTCACATTGAATGCGATTATTTGAAATTGGGTGCCATAAGCGCGCTGGGTTCCCTGTTTGTTGCCATTGCTTCATTCTTACCATGAGTTATTCCTTCTGATCATTACAATGATGATTATTTTCATGAAGCGGCAAAGTGGTTTTTTGTCGAATACCGGTTTGCCAGTATTTCAAAACATGACGTAGTGACCAGCAGAAAGGATGGCCTTTTGCCGGTGTATTAATTAAATAATGGCATTCGCCTTGTGGCGTTAAAGAGGAAATTAGTTTAAAACCGGGACCAAACGTATATGGCTTGATTTTAATGGTATCGTTATTCCCTATTTGAGATTGCGTTAAGAAATCTGCATTTTGTCGTGTCGCGTGAATAGTTTCACGATTACCACCTTGATAGAGATAACGTCCAGTTAATAGACGATTAAGCCACAATGGCTTTTTGATACTATGTTGGAATTCAACATAAGGGCGTTCCATTTTTTGACTGGCAATTAATGCACTGGCATAGGTTTCACGAATTAATATGGGTATCTCTTTTTCTTCAAACTGCCAACTTTGTAGATGATGTTGCAAAATATTCAAAATACTCCAGCGACAACTTGGCCAAAAATCCGTATACAGTGCGCGTGATCCTCTTTTTAATACCTTGCCTAATACCTTGTCAGTAAGATGTTGGAACCACACATCAAAAAATCGTGAGGCATTTAATTGTTGAGTATTGCCATCCCACTGAGAAAGGATTTTATCTTCAGGCACATAAGGGAGCAAAAAAGCGAGTGCTTGTTGAGCAAAAACATCTTTTTTATCATCTTGAAGTTGGCAAAATGTCTCAACAGTGTGTTTTTTTGTTTGCTGAATAAGCGCTTCAATACGCAACGCTCTTGTTGGTGGATGCCAGCGATTAGATAGCGCAGGTTTCCCATTAAAAAGAGATTCGCTATATTGATTGGCATAAAGAACATATCCCCGTTCAGGGTTATATTCGGTGGGTAAATCATCAAAAGGAACATAACCTTGCCATTGATGCAATGGTTCCGTTAGGCTCAGTATTAAACTGCCAATTTCACGATGACGCTTAGGAATATACCCCATACTCTGTAAGCCAATATCGCCGTGAATATCTGCATATCCCACCATCATGGGGGAATTTTTTACATGCTTTAACGCTTCTCTAAATGATGCCCAGTTATGACATTTTGCGAGCTGATAAAAAGTAATATCACCACTTGGATCATCTAATGCGGGCCAGCGTAGAAATAAACCATAGCCCTCCTTTTCTGACATCAATCGACCTTGTGAATACTCATAAGTCACAAAGCTCTGTTGGCGTTTTGAAGATAAACCAATGCTATGTGTTCTTTTTACTAAAGGTTCCCATCCCTGTGTGGTTTCAACCTTTTCATTTTCTAAATCAATGCGTCCCCAATATAAATCTTGGTTATCCGCCATAATGCCAACCATTCCCCACGCTGCATGGGCATTGCGTCCCACAATAATGCCCGGTGATCCTGGAAAATGTGAACCCATTACGCTTAATCCTTCATCGCTTTTTAACCGACATAACAGATTAAAACTAGGATTAACATGTCCCATATGCGGATCAGCAGCTAACATCGGTTTACCAGATGCGGTAAACAAGCCATTCACTGCAATCACGTTAGATCCCGTATCAGGTGAAGCCAGTCCT
This genomic window contains:
- a CDS encoding penicillin acylase family protein, producing the protein MKPRTLTSPWGAVSLSLETEQLLSIKGDTDNAVFYGQGYGAAYLRLWQLDLSRRVASGRLSEVMGNGALRTDIFQRRLGLVELAKIAELNDKNAPSDSWQATQFQHITAYIAGINQAINDLKIRPIECLLLRYQPEKFTTTDSYLLGQLKYFINSAWQYELFNTRLANRLTTSQHQQLLSTFSLEGNQIPPLPLNEQGEYHPEVIAAFKEGLKGLQHLGLASPDTGSNVIAVNGLFTASGKPMLAADPHMGHVNPSFNLLCRLKSDEGLSVMGSHFPGSPGIIVGRNAHAAWGMVGIMADNQDLYWGRIDLENEKVETTQGWEPLVKRTHSIGLSSKRQQSFVTYEYSQGRLMSEKEGYGLFLRWPALDDPSGDITFYQLAKCHNWASFREALKHVKNSPMMVGYADIHGDIGLQSMGYIPKRHREIGSLILSLTEPLHQWQGYVPFDDLPTEYNPERGYVLYANQYSESLFNGKPALSNRWHPPTRALRIEALIQQTKKHTVETFCQLQDDKKDVFAQQALAFLLPYVPEDKILSQWDGNTQQLNASRFFDVWFQHLTDKVLGKVLKRGSRALYTDFWPSCRWSILNILQHHLQSWQFEEKEIPILIRETYASALIASQKMERPYVEFQHSIKKPLWLNRLLTGRYLYQGGNRETIHATRQNADFLTQSQIGNNDTIKIKPYTFGPGFKLISSLTPQGECHYLINTPAKGHPFCWSLRHVLKYWQTGIRQKTTLPLHENNHHCNDQKE